Within Planktothrix tepida PCC 9214, the genomic segment GAAAACCGTAGTTCGGGATTATTTTAATAGCACAGGATTTGATCGGTGGCGACGAATCTACGGTAATGGTCAAGTCAATAAAGTTCAACTGGATATCCGTCAAGGACATCAACAAACCGTTGATCGAGTCATAGATTGGTTGAAAGCCGATGAAAACCTACCCGGTTTAACCATCTGTGATGCGGGATGTGGGGTTGGCAGTTTGAGTATTCCCTTAGCAGAAGCCGGTGCCGTTGTGTATGGGAGTGATATTTCCGAAAAAATGGTAGCGGAAGCCTATGAACGGGCTAAAAACCGCCTCAGCGTGATCCAAAACGTTACCTTTACGGCTCAAGATTTAGAAACCCTCCAGGGTCGGTATCATACTGTGATTTGTTTGGATGTCTTGATTCATTATCCTCAAGATCAAATTCCTGAGATGATTTCTCATCTGTGTTCCTTAGCAGAGTCTCGTGTAATTTTGAGTTTTGCGCCAAAAACCTTAGCCTTAAGTGTTCTCAAAAAAATTGGGGAATTATTTCCAGGGCCGAGTAAAACCACTCGTGCTTACCAACATCGAGAAGCAGATATTGTTAAAATTTTTAGAGACAATGGTTTCTCCATTCAACGACAAGCTATGATTGGCACACGCTTCTACTATTCGCGCTTAATGGAAGCAACACGCACTTAAAATTAGGGTCGGCAGGAGGGAGATCAAAGATCAAAAGATTGTTCTGTATCTTCCCCTGTGATTGTTGCCTTGATGAGTGTTCTGCTCTCTCTGCTGGGGAGGAAAAACAATGCAGTTCCTGAAGGTGATCACTGCGAGTTTATTAGTTCCGGTTGGAATGGGTTGTCTCTTGGCGATCGCCACTGAATTGATCAATCCTCATTCAACGGCTGATAGCAAACTCAGTATTATTTTAGGCGGATTAATCTTAGGTTTACCGTCCTTGGGAATCGGCGGATGGGTGGCTTGGGATTGGTATCAAGAACGCTCTCAGAAAATTCAAGCTCGTTCTCGACGGATTCGTTCTATTTTTTGGCATCTAGTCCAAGTTCAAGGCGGAGAAATTACGGTTCAAAAATTAGCACAATATACCCATTTAT encodes:
- the bchM gene encoding magnesium protoporphyrin IX methyltransferase; translated protein: MSVADEKTVVRDYFNSTGFDRWRRIYGNGQVNKVQLDIRQGHQQTVDRVIDWLKADENLPGLTICDAGCGVGSLSIPLAEAGAVVYGSDISEKMVAEAYERAKNRLSVIQNVTFTAQDLETLQGRYHTVICLDVLIHYPQDQIPEMISHLCSLAESRVILSFAPKTLALSVLKKIGELFPGPSKTTRAYQHREADIVKIFRDNGFSIQRQAMIGTRFYYSRLMEATRT